One genomic segment of Acinetobacter oleivorans DR1 includes these proteins:
- a CDS encoding dipeptide ABC transporter ATP-binding protein, which translates to MANTFKNTVLTVTDLTVALVNTGNHIVSNISFSLREGEVLGLVGESGSGKTTLSSALLGYARHGAKIIQGTIELDDEDILSLDDHALRQVRGYKISHVAQDPGTALNPALSIGQHLFELLEVHQAQLSSAEKYQKVAKILDEVGLPHDELFLKRYPHQLSGGQQQRILLALAFLLQPRLIVLDEPTTALDVTTQTLVLNIIRKLCREYNVAAIYVSHDLTVVKDIADRVIVLYSGRIAEDAVLTQLFETPKHPYTQGLLNAIPDVAIRKYLSPIEGHAPSPTERPAGCAFAVRCTFATDICRQKQPELTQLKDEFDPHFVACHHSDHVGVITFKEINHQVIERETDREALLKVEHINAWYGQQQALFDISFQLKKGECLALVGESGSGKTTLSRVIAGLNENADGQITLADKVLSLRGQQRHLQQRHKLQYIFQNPYKALNPAHTIGQTLIKVVQHFFGASRQEAIEKVTQVLKQVSLPIQVQELYPRDLSGGERQRVAIARALLCQPDVLICDEITSALDVSVQASILKLLQDLQQQGVTLLFVTHNLGVVRAIADRVAVLKNGHIVEYGETDQVLSHPQHIYTKTLLTHAPSLFKNNVLEVSA; encoded by the coding sequence ATGGCAAATACATTTAAAAATACAGTATTGACCGTAACAGACTTAACCGTGGCATTGGTAAACACTGGCAATCACATCGTTTCTAATATTTCATTTAGCTTACGAGAAGGTGAAGTTCTAGGGTTGGTCGGAGAGAGTGGTTCGGGTAAAACGACATTATCGAGCGCCTTATTGGGCTATGCACGACATGGTGCCAAGATTATTCAAGGGACTATTGAACTGGATGATGAAGATATTCTCAGTTTAGATGATCATGCTTTACGTCAGGTTCGTGGCTATAAAATTAGTCATGTCGCTCAAGATCCTGGAACGGCACTCAACCCAGCATTAAGTATTGGTCAACATTTATTTGAATTATTAGAAGTCCATCAAGCACAGTTATCGAGCGCTGAAAAATACCAAAAAGTAGCTAAAATTTTAGATGAAGTGGGGTTACCTCATGATGAGCTATTTCTCAAGCGTTATCCCCATCAACTTTCAGGTGGACAGCAACAACGAATTTTATTGGCCTTGGCATTCTTGCTACAGCCACGTTTGATTGTTTTAGATGAGCCAACCACCGCCTTAGATGTGACGACGCAGACATTGGTGTTGAACATCATTCGTAAATTATGCCGTGAATATAATGTTGCTGCTATTTATGTATCGCATGATTTAACGGTTGTAAAAGACATTGCAGATCGGGTGATTGTTTTATATTCAGGGCGAATTGCTGAAGATGCGGTATTAACACAACTATTTGAAACCCCTAAGCATCCTTATACGCAAGGTTTACTTAATGCCATTCCCGATGTGGCCATTCGTAAATATTTATCTCCCATTGAAGGACATGCACCTTCACCAACTGAACGTCCAGCGGGGTGTGCTTTTGCAGTACGTTGTACTTTCGCCACAGATATATGCCGTCAAAAACAACCTGAATTAACTCAATTAAAAGATGAGTTTGACCCGCATTTTGTTGCTTGTCACCATTCGGATCATGTTGGCGTGATTACTTTTAAAGAGATTAATCATCAGGTTATTGAACGAGAAACCGATCGAGAAGCACTGCTAAAAGTTGAACATATTAATGCATGGTATGGGCAGCAACAGGCTCTTTTTGATATCTCATTTCAACTCAAAAAAGGCGAATGTTTAGCATTGGTTGGTGAGTCGGGTTCGGGTAAGACTACTTTATCACGTGTGATTGCTGGCCTGAATGAAAATGCAGATGGACAAATTACCTTAGCAGATAAAGTATTGTCATTGCGTGGACAACAGCGTCATTTACAGCAGCGACATAAACTGCAATATATCTTTCAAAACCCTTATAAAGCCTTAAATCCAGCGCATACGATTGGTCAGACATTAATTAAGGTCGTGCAGCATTTCTTTGGAGCATCTCGACAAGAAGCCATAGAAAAAGTCACACAGGTACTTAAACAAGTCTCTCTGCCTATACAAGTTCAAGAACTCTATCCTAGAGATCTATCAGGTGGAGAGCGACAACGTGTGGCTATCGCGCGAGCTTTGCTGTGCCAACCTGATGTTTTGATTTGTGATGAGATTACCTCTGCTTTGGATGTTTCAGTTCAGGCATCTATTTTAAAACTGTTACAAGATCTTCAGCAGCAAGGTGTGACCTTACTATTTGTGACCCATAACCTAGGGGTTGTTCGTGCAATCGCAGATCGGGTCGCCGTATTAAAAAATGGACATATTGTTGAATATGGTGAAACAGACCAAGTGCTTAGTCATCCTCAACATATATATACCAAAACTTTGCTTACCCATGCGCCAAGCTTGTTTAAAAACAACGTACTTGAAGTTAGCGCATAA
- a CDS encoding ABC transporter permease — protein sequence MSSLHWYQRNFFQTLIRERQVRFGFVVTALVLIFALVGPLFVAFEPTALVGMTYGPPEGKSFLGYDYIGHDVWSRVLAGGASIIWMTLAASLVALIIGSSLGIFAAFARNKIDQFVTWLTDVFMAFPDLILVLLIVSMLGRQPWLIVLTVSIAFIPGVIRLARSVALNLVEQEYIEAARILGYSKTYILFREILPNMLTPLLIHLGVMLTWAVGMLSGLAFLGYGVAPPAADWGLMINENRAGLLVQPWAVFAPVILIALFALGTNVLAEGVGRAAARIEEK from the coding sequence ATGAGCTCACTTCATTGGTACCAAAGAAACTTTTTTCAAACACTAATTCGTGAAAGACAAGTACGTTTTGGATTTGTAGTCACAGCCCTAGTTTTGATTTTCGCACTGGTTGGACCGTTATTTGTTGCATTTGAACCTACGGCATTGGTCGGCATGACTTATGGACCACCTGAAGGAAAATCATTTTTAGGTTATGACTATATTGGGCATGATGTTTGGTCACGTGTACTTGCTGGCGGTGCTTCAATTATCTGGATGACGCTGGCTGCCAGTTTGGTCGCATTAATTATTGGTTCTAGTTTAGGCATATTCGCTGCTTTTGCCCGAAATAAGATTGATCAGTTCGTAACTTGGCTGACTGATGTTTTTATGGCCTTTCCTGATCTTATTTTGGTCTTACTTATTGTTTCGATGTTAGGTCGACAGCCTTGGCTCATTGTTTTAACGGTTTCAATTGCTTTTATTCCTGGAGTCATACGTCTTGCGCGAAGCGTTGCACTTAATTTAGTGGAACAGGAATATATCGAAGCCGCCCGAATTCTTGGTTATTCAAAAACTTATATTTTATTTCGTGAAATTTTACCCAATATGTTGACGCCTTTACTCATTCATCTTGGTGTGATGCTGACATGGGCAGTGGGTATGTTATCTGGTTTGGCTTTTCTGGGTTATGGCGTGGCACCTCCAGCAGCAGACTGGGGACTCATGATTAATGAGAACCGTGCGGGTTTATTGGTTCAACCGTGGGCTGTGTTTGCTCCTGTCATTTTAATTGCTTTGTTTGCGCTCGGAACGAATGTATTGGCTGAGGGTGTTGGACGTGCAGCAGCTCGGATTGAGGAAAAATAA
- a CDS encoding ABC transporter permease, with protein MTIQSSKIEASIQQPAIAKSFEFPAWLPWFLTRLVSGVLVVFVISLIVFIATQALPSDPARVILGPEAPEATVQILREQLGLNDPILLQYWHWLSQLLQGNFGRSIDSNVPVLEIIQNYFGNTVALTSLVIVVTVPLSVVLGVWLSLHRDSKLDRIIVSSSIVFKAVPGFVIAIWLMMFFSTSVLHILPAASLLIPNESPYSQLEFLILPILTLALSLIPYLMRLVRGSMIDALESEYVTSARLRGIPERRIIWKHVLPNALVPVVQGTALTIRVLLSGALIIEVVFSYPGIGNALNAAIEMRDIPTIQAIVLLLTICVVVVNLIADLITTLLTPKIRTAKRHKARSPGRRQALRLWKSGRPITVKPVDRRNALKNIQQGGGK; from the coding sequence ATGACAATTCAATCCAGCAAAATAGAAGCATCCATTCAACAACCAGCAATTGCCAAGTCATTTGAGTTTCCTGCATGGTTACCTTGGTTTTTGACACGTTTAGTGTCAGGGGTATTGGTTGTATTTGTTATTAGTCTCATTGTTTTTATTGCGACACAAGCACTTCCATCTGACCCGGCTCGTGTCATTTTAGGACCAGAAGCACCTGAAGCAACGGTACAAATACTTCGTGAACAATTGGGATTAAATGATCCGATATTGCTTCAATACTGGCATTGGTTGAGTCAATTATTACAAGGTAATTTTGGACGCTCGATTGATTCCAATGTGCCTGTTTTAGAAATTATTCAGAATTATTTTGGTAATACAGTTGCACTCACGAGTCTCGTGATTGTTGTTACTGTACCGCTTTCAGTCGTGTTAGGTGTGTGGCTCTCGCTTCATCGCGATAGCAAACTCGACCGTATTATTGTCTCTAGCTCTATTGTGTTTAAAGCGGTGCCAGGGTTTGTTATTGCAATTTGGTTAATGATGTTTTTCTCAACATCGGTTTTACACATATTGCCAGCCGCATCGTTGCTGATTCCTAATGAGTCGCCTTATAGCCAACTAGAGTTTTTAATTTTACCAATTTTAACTTTAGCTTTATCACTCATTCCATATCTGATGCGTTTAGTACGTGGTTCCATGATTGATGCTCTAGAGTCGGAATATGTAACCTCTGCGCGACTGCGAGGTATTCCTGAGCGCCGGATTATTTGGAAACATGTTTTACCAAATGCATTGGTTCCTGTGGTGCAGGGTACAGCATTGACCATACGAGTTTTGCTGAGTGGTGCTCTCATTATTGAGGTGGTTTTCAGTTACCCCGGTATTGGTAATGCACTTAATGCAGCAATCGAAATGAGGGATATCCCGACTATTCAAGCAATCGTTTTATTGCTCACCATTTGTGTGGTGGTTGTTAATTTAATTGCAGATTTAATCACGACTTTACTCACACCAAAAATACGAACTGCAAAAAGACATAAAGCACGTTCGCCAGGCCGACGTCAGGCATTACGTTTATGGAAATCTGGCCGACCAATTACTGTAAAACCTGTCGATCGTCGCAATGCTTTAAAGAATATTCAGCAAGGAGGTGGGAAATGA
- a CDS encoding ABC transporter substrate-binding protein, producing MNKITRRELIKQTGLGVGAFAAISLIGCSKPDSSSSESATAAPPQNDTPKKGGVIKIGVINGNQAGNLDAHKPIGMSSAFRGWPLYAKLWEWGRDIQPKLALAEFAEPNNDGTKWTIRLKKGLEFHHGKTITADDVIFSLRRLTDPKLASPFAAYLYSLQRDAIKKRDVYTVEIPFSQGKGLVALPEAWMSWGGIVPTDYDPVKNVVGAGPFKLESFTPGQRSRFVRFENYWKENQPYADAIEIIDFKDQTGRLAALQSGQIDIASGVSAEHIALIQSNKRLNLVSSETDAWQSFDMNTSKAPFNDPRVRQAFRLIANRDDLVKRALAGQGRVANDLYSFSDPVYDHSIAQRKQDLNKAKSLLKEAGFNNSLTVDLYTGPDSNAALVFAQHAAQAGVIVNVKQVEAATFADALKQDWAFSTGSNVSRPFLLTVLQIDGPGAANNKTRFKNERFTELVHAALQQPDLEKRKVLVHEAQHIQHEQSGLLIWGFNNVLDAHSNQIGGVTPDRTGFAAWRTDEFWRRG from the coding sequence ATGAATAAAATTACACGTAGGGAACTCATTAAACAGACTGGATTAGGTGTTGGTGCTTTTGCTGCCATTAGCCTTATAGGATGTTCTAAACCCGACTCTTCATCGTCTGAAAGCGCTACTGCTGCTCCCCCCCAAAATGATACGCCGAAAAAAGGTGGTGTGATCAAAATTGGAGTGATTAATGGTAACCAAGCAGGCAATTTAGATGCACATAAACCTATTGGTATGTCCAGTGCGTTTAGAGGCTGGCCTTTATATGCAAAGTTATGGGAATGGGGCAGAGATATTCAGCCAAAACTTGCCCTTGCTGAATTTGCTGAGCCCAATAATGACGGAACCAAATGGACCATTCGCTTAAAAAAAGGACTCGAATTTCACCACGGTAAAACCATTACAGCCGATGATGTTATTTTCTCTTTACGGCGCTTAACCGACCCCAAACTTGCCTCACCATTTGCAGCTTATCTTTATTCTTTACAAAGAGATGCAATTAAAAAACGCGATGTATACACCGTTGAAATTCCTTTTTCTCAAGGAAAGGGATTGGTTGCTTTACCAGAAGCATGGATGAGCTGGGGTGGCATTGTTCCTACAGATTATGACCCAGTTAAAAATGTAGTCGGCGCTGGTCCCTTTAAGCTGGAAAGTTTTACACCCGGTCAGCGTTCACGTTTTGTACGTTTTGAAAATTATTGGAAAGAAAATCAACCTTATGCTGATGCAATAGAAATTATAGATTTTAAGGATCAGACAGGGCGTCTTGCTGCTTTGCAATCAGGTCAAATTGATATTGCCTCTGGGGTAAGTGCTGAGCATATTGCTTTAATTCAATCTAATAAACGGCTAAATCTAGTTTCATCGGAAACCGATGCTTGGCAATCATTTGATATGAATACGTCTAAAGCACCGTTCAATGATCCTCGGGTACGACAAGCTTTTAGATTGATTGCTAATAGAGATGATTTAGTTAAACGGGCTTTAGCTGGGCAAGGACGAGTTGCAAATGACCTTTATTCTTTTAGCGATCCTGTATATGACCACAGTATTGCTCAGCGCAAGCAAGATTTAAATAAAGCAAAATCGCTACTCAAAGAAGCTGGTTTTAATAACAGTTTAACAGTCGATTTATATACAGGCCCAGATAGCAATGCCGCATTAGTTTTTGCTCAACATGCTGCTCAGGCTGGTGTCATTGTTAATGTTAAACAGGTTGAAGCTGCTACTTTTGCGGATGCTTTAAAACAAGATTGGGCATTTAGTACAGGCTCGAATGTTTCGCGTCCTTTCTTATTAACAGTCTTGCAAATTGATGGACCGGGTGCGGCAAATAATAAAACTCGTTTTAAAAATGAGCGTTTTACCGAACTAGTGCATGCAGCATTGCAACAACCCGATTTGGAAAAACGAAAAGTTCTTGTACATGAAGCACAGCATATTCAACATGAGCAAAGTGGTTTACTCATTTGGGGCTTTAATAATGTCCTGGATGCACATTCGAACCAAATTGGTGGTGTAACGCCCGATCGCACAGGCTTTGCTGCGTGGCGTACAGATGAATTCTGGCGTAGAGGGTAA
- a CDS encoding LLM class flavin-dependent oxidoreductase has product MAVKLLWYLTSPDGPYPWLESGRWDTDYEHLQQIAITADRLGFYGSLMGTSEYETLAVAASLIPFTERLKFLVAQHPGEVQPAVLAKYAQTFDAFSKGRLLFNVVNGNDKGLAALGIHYTHDERYDFSKEYWNAFQQNYLGDTSGFEGEFIKIAPRLEGGSPMSKWRGPTQKQGVPLWGAGTSAKGVQHSVELLDVYLSFANTPPLLGEKFSKVTAEAAKIGRTLEFGTRLQIIVRETEEEAWQYAQSLLDKIDVNYAIEAVKRQLPPNESFESYQSNNPSIQKNLEQLRRGVLPQAKDFEIYPNVWTGPSLFGFDILNPAAGTALVGSAENIAKRIKEYESYGVSAFILSGFPLIGEAYRVADLLFPLLELDHGFELPKLNRNSSIDSLLNQEVVV; this is encoded by the coding sequence ATGGCTGTAAAACTTTTATGGTATCTCACTTCTCCAGATGGACCATATCCTTGGTTGGAATCTGGGCGGTGGGATACCGATTATGAACACTTGCAACAGATTGCGATTACCGCAGATCGACTTGGTTTTTACGGTTCACTCATGGGTACAAGTGAGTATGAAACACTTGCTGTTGCTGCAAGTTTAATTCCATTTACTGAACGTTTAAAGTTTCTGGTTGCTCAACATCCCGGAGAAGTTCAGCCAGCAGTTTTGGCAAAATATGCGCAAACTTTTGATGCATTTTCTAAAGGGCGTTTGTTATTTAATGTCGTTAATGGAAATGATAAGGGTCTGGCAGCTTTAGGCATTCACTATACTCATGATGAACGTTATGACTTTAGTAAAGAATACTGGAATGCATTTCAACAAAACTACTTAGGTGATACCTCTGGATTTGAGGGCGAGTTTATTAAAATTGCTCCACGATTAGAGGGCGGATCTCCAATGTCCAAATGGCGTGGTCCAACTCAAAAACAAGGTGTTCCTTTGTGGGGAGCAGGAACTTCTGCCAAAGGCGTTCAGCATTCTGTTGAATTGCTAGATGTATATTTAAGTTTTGCGAATACACCGCCGTTACTTGGAGAAAAGTTTAGCAAGGTTACGGCTGAGGCAGCAAAAATTGGCCGAACTTTAGAATTTGGGACTCGATTACAAATTATTGTTCGGGAAACAGAAGAAGAGGCTTGGCAATATGCTCAGTCGTTACTTGACAAAATTGATGTAAATTATGCAATCGAAGCTGTTAAACGACAGCTTCCTCCAAATGAAAGTTTTGAGAGTTATCAAAGTAACAACCCATCTATTCAAAAAAACTTAGAACAATTACGGCGAGGTGTTTTGCCTCAAGCTAAAGATTTTGAAATTTATCCTAATGTTTGGACTGGCCCATCTTTATTTGGTTTCGATATTTTAAACCCAGCCGCAGGAACTGCCTTAGTGGGTAGTGCTGAAAATATTGCCAAACGGATTAAAGAATACGAAAGCTATGGTGTATCAGCCTTTATCTTGTCTGGTTTCCCTTTGATTGGAGAAGCTTATCGGGTAGCAGACTTATTATTTCCATTATTAGAGCTAGATCATGGTTTTGAGTTACCTAAGCTAAATAGAAATTCATCCATTGATTCCCTCTTGAATCAAGAAGTCGTGGTTTAA
- a CDS encoding class II aldolase/adducin family protein: protein MTTLIQTPLSRELNDFIELNREKAEFAFEVFRETRTITANGTVNFVERGPENTLATFNYAGPWSKDKKSKVLVETIDGEVLLGRKSAGGRYNKLFKEHADVTTISHVHAPNLGAWAQTHRTLPIRYVPVQRFHLFKELPIYIDRRQAEVDFILDQLKVDIEHRAILEANGGATVWGRQGLQETAEFILLLEEGAQIQLLAELVGGSREYGQGVLHQQWKMSGLTEKAKSLGLLPLN from the coding sequence ATGACAACACTTATTCAAACGCCATTGTCTCGTGAACTCAATGACTTTATCGAATTGAACCGTGAAAAAGCTGAATTTGCTTTTGAAGTATTCCGTGAAACAAGAACAATTACTGCAAACGGAACAGTTAATTTTGTTGAACGTGGACCTGAAAATACCTTAGCCACTTTTAACTATGCAGGGCCGTGGTCTAAAGATAAAAAAAGCAAAGTATTGGTGGAGACAATTGATGGTGAAGTTCTACTGGGAAGAAAAAGTGCAGGTGGCCGCTATAACAAGCTTTTTAAAGAGCATGCAGATGTCACCACAATATCTCATGTACACGCGCCGAATTTAGGTGCTTGGGCTCAGACCCATCGTACTTTACCGATCCGTTATGTGCCTGTTCAGCGCTTTCATTTGTTTAAAGAGTTGCCGATTTACATTGATCGCCGTCAAGCTGAAGTGGATTTTATTTTAGATCAGCTCAAAGTTGATATTGAACATCGGGCCATCTTGGAGGCCAATGGCGGAGCGACTGTATGGGGACGCCAAGGACTACAGGAAACTGCTGAATTTATTTTATTGCTTGAAGAAGGAGCTCAAATTCAGCTGCTCGCTGAATTAGTCGGTGGCAGCCGAGAATACGGGCAAGGGGTTTTACATCAGCAATGGAAAATGAGCGGATTGACTGAAAAAGCAAAATCGCTGGGCTTACTTCCCCTGAATTAG
- a CDS encoding ABC transporter substrate-binding protein, whose protein sequence is MSLVVDKKENSKEFVKNILSEIWVTRCPVPTATGISLKRGTLVKKFEKHGIDVAVLQDARKGLSVHHFDHQLPALFREGGNVPALAARSEGAPSRLIGLTWIDEWQVIIVRPDSDISQPEHLKNAKVALPEYADKRAGSIFRAMSLQGIRGALQLANLTFRDVNFIEVPERAGSKENRDASTYWSGLDALITGEVDAVYVKGASAVEAATKRGLKVGIDLDKFEDVTSRVNNGTPRPITVHEDLLEDHFDVVVDFLEELFDTADWAQDHLDEVLVILEDETIAGAESVATAYRNNFHKSLHPSLSEERLELLKQQKDFLWLHGFLERDVDIETWVDHRPLLEVLKRRQNKKF, encoded by the coding sequence ATGTCACTTGTAGTAGATAAAAAAGAAAATTCTAAAGAATTTGTAAAAAACATCCTGTCTGAAATTTGGGTCACTCGATGTCCAGTACCTACAGCAACAGGTATTTCATTAAAACGCGGTACTTTAGTTAAAAAGTTTGAAAAGCACGGCATTGATGTTGCCGTCTTGCAAGATGCGCGTAAAGGTTTATCGGTTCATCATTTTGATCACCAATTGCCAGCTTTGTTCCGAGAAGGTGGAAATGTACCTGCATTAGCTGCACGCTCTGAAGGCGCGCCAAGCCGACTCATTGGATTGACTTGGATTGATGAGTGGCAAGTCATTATTGTGCGACCTGATTCAGATATTAGCCAGCCAGAGCATTTAAAAAATGCGAAAGTTGCTTTACCAGAATACGCTGACAAACGTGCTGGCAGTATTTTTAGAGCCATGTCATTGCAAGGTATTCGTGGTGCTTTACAACTTGCCAATCTCACTTTCCGTGATGTGAATTTTATTGAAGTACCTGAGCGTGCTGGATCTAAAGAAAATCGTGATGCGAGTACATATTGGTCAGGCCTAGATGCATTAATTACAGGTGAAGTTGATGCTGTGTATGTAAAAGGAGCATCTGCTGTTGAAGCTGCAACTAAACGTGGCCTAAAAGTTGGAATTGATTTAGATAAATTTGAAGATGTGACTTCTCGTGTTAATAACGGCACACCTCGCCCAATTACCGTCCATGAAGATCTATTAGAAGATCACTTTGATGTGGTAGTCGATTTTCTTGAAGAGTTATTCGATACCGCAGATTGGGCACAAGATCACTTAGATGAGGTCTTGGTCATTCTAGAAGATGAAACGATTGCAGGGGCAGAAAGTGTTGCGACAGCCTATCGAAATAATTTTCATAAGTCTTTACATCCGTCATTAAGTGAAGAGCGTTTAGAGCTTTTAAAACAACAAAAAGATTTTCTTTGGTTGCATGGCTTCTTAGAGCGCGACGTCGATATTGAAACATGGGTAGATCATCGTCCCTTACTCGAAGTTTTAAAACGTCGTCAAAATAAAAAATTTTAA
- a CDS encoding fimbrial protein: MKKLALIAALSVVGIANAQAADGTITINGLVTDKTCDIVTPAGKDFTVTLPTVSKQTLAVAGDVAGRTPFQIKLANCSEGKVATYFEPGANVDFNTGRLLNKDATGAKNVNVQLLGSNNNFIPVLAAGANGAQANSQWVDVAAAGSADLNYYAEYYATGASTAGKVNTSVQYTIIYQ; this comes from the coding sequence ATGAAAAAACTTGCTTTGATCGCTGCTCTTTCGGTTGTAGGGATTGCGAATGCTCAAGCTGCTGATGGTACAATTACAATTAATGGTTTAGTTACAGACAAAACTTGTGACATCGTTACTCCAGCTGGTAAAGACTTCACAGTTACTCTTCCAACTGTTTCTAAGCAAACTTTAGCTGTTGCTGGGGATGTTGCTGGTCGTACTCCTTTCCAAATTAAATTAGCTAACTGTTCTGAAGGTAAAGTAGCTACTTACTTCGAACCAGGTGCTAACGTTGACTTTAATACTGGTCGTTTACTTAACAAAGACGCTACTGGTGCTAAAAACGTTAACGTTCAACTTTTAGGTAGCAACAACAACTTCATCCCAGTTCTTGCTGCTGGTGCAAACGGTGCTCAAGCTAACTCTCAATGGGTTGACGTAGCTGCAGCTGGTAGCGCAGACCTTAACTACTATGCTGAATACTATGCAACTGGCGCTTCTACTGCTGGTAAAGTAAACACTTCTGTTCAATACACAATTATCTATCAATAA
- a CDS encoding fimbrial biogenesis chaperone: MKLNSYNFLLGLAFASAVVAPATQAEIVIHGTRVIYPSDAREVTLQVSNNGSKPALVQAWLDEGDSKSTPDQSKVPFMIAPPISRVEATKSQTLRITALPTASQLNQKQETVLWLNVLDIPPRPTSKTENTTPDNFLQLAIRSRIKFFYRPASIKDDANLAADKLQWVKSGQNLTVKNPTPFHITMTSVYQKAGDKKVDLLPQGLMIKPFSEESVQLKNGNLQDMSFMNVNDYGGRVEHQIKLQ, from the coding sequence ATGAAATTGAACAGTTATAATTTTTTGTTAGGTTTGGCATTTGCTTCAGCAGTTGTTGCACCTGCTACTCAAGCAGAAATTGTAATTCATGGCACTCGTGTGATTTATCCTTCGGATGCTCGCGAAGTTACACTACAAGTTAGTAATAACGGTTCAAAACCAGCACTTGTTCAAGCATGGCTTGATGAAGGCGACTCAAAAAGCACTCCGGACCAATCAAAAGTACCTTTTATGATTGCTCCACCTATTTCTCGTGTTGAGGCTACAAAAAGTCAGACCCTTCGTATTACTGCTCTGCCAACAGCTTCTCAGCTAAATCAGAAGCAAGAAACAGTTTTGTGGTTAAACGTTTTGGATATTCCTCCAAGACCAACTTCAAAAACTGAAAATACGACGCCTGATAATTTCCTGCAATTAGCAATTCGCTCACGTATTAAATTCTTTTATCGACCAGCTTCGATTAAAGACGATGCGAATTTAGCAGCTGATAAGCTTCAATGGGTTAAATCTGGTCAAAACTTAACGGTAAAAAACCCAACTCCTTTTCATATCACGATGACTTCTGTTTACCAAAAGGCAGGTGATAAAAAAGTTGATTTATTACCTCAAGGTTTAATGATTAAACCTTTTTCTGAAGAGTCTGTTCAGCTTAAGAATGGCAATCTTCAAGATATGAGTTTTATGAATGTCAATGACTATGGTGGTCGAGTCGAACACCAAATAAAACTTCAGTAA